In one Bryobacteraceae bacterium genomic region, the following are encoded:
- a CDS encoding S8 family serine peptidase — MMRFFVLFALAWSALWAEAVPGLFVLKMQGASKTEARTASVQRKAVARQAVEQRHARVLDSFDSALDGFVIDAPGSAAADWESVPGVARVYPVWERKLLLNRVPGIVGAWDAWARVGRDQAGLGVKIAILDTGIDWEHPGFQDETLPQVAGYPRGNRDSDLAGTNRKIIVARSYENILSGLGVSTPRDVIGHGTAVAMAAAGVVHESPQGEMSGLAPKAYLGSYKIFGGTDGTTNDLVILRAIEDAINDSMDVMNMSFGSAPEVRPDLDSLLDAVEGAAARGVLVVKAAGNDGPDPGSISSTSQSPSTINVGASRNDRTLMSAATVGDQNYGALPPGNALPLEAITGELADAANADGNGLACGGFPANAFQGQIVLILRGTCTFEDKLNNAQSAGAMGAIVYTDDRPVGPWDPRSAQLPSLMVSNASGLRIKQQIADQPGVAAVLRFKPSAAPVDPYAVAFFSSRGPTSANTLGVDLVAVGEDVYTAAQNSNASGDVFGADGYTLIDGTSFSSPIVAGAAAVVKAARPGLSPHEYKSLLVNTTSLLWRDEQVVGPNEAGSGLLNLDRALRAPAAAFPTSLSYGAGGADVNESRQLTVTNVTGSPETYQVGVVPLKGVGPEPGTSQFTLQPGESQTFSVRLTQHGISGEQSGFLVIRGANSDVDVRVPYWYAVRGAEATSISVIVPIGESARAGGRLRLYIRMNDASGVSMTDAPPDIQVLEGGGSVRAISLDARYPGTWRVDLVMGALPGANTFRIAGSGAARQISVGTN, encoded by the coding sequence ATGATGCGGTTTTTTGTGCTTTTTGCGCTCGCCTGGAGCGCCTTGTGGGCGGAAGCGGTCCCCGGGCTGTTCGTCCTGAAGATGCAGGGCGCCAGCAAGACCGAGGCGCGGACGGCCTCGGTGCAGCGGAAAGCCGTCGCCCGGCAGGCGGTGGAGCAGCGGCATGCGCGCGTGTTGGATTCGTTCGATAGCGCGCTTGATGGATTCGTGATCGATGCTCCTGGCTCCGCGGCCGCTGACTGGGAAAGCGTGCCCGGCGTGGCTCGCGTGTATCCGGTGTGGGAACGCAAGCTGTTGCTGAACCGCGTGCCAGGAATCGTGGGCGCGTGGGATGCCTGGGCGCGGGTGGGCCGGGATCAGGCCGGGCTCGGGGTGAAGATTGCCATTCTCGATACCGGTATCGATTGGGAGCACCCTGGTTTTCAAGACGAGACGCTGCCGCAGGTTGCAGGCTATCCGCGCGGGAATCGCGACTCGGATCTGGCGGGGACGAATCGGAAGATCATCGTGGCGCGAAGCTACGAGAACATCCTCTCCGGCCTCGGCGTCTCCACGCCGCGCGACGTGATCGGCCATGGGACGGCGGTGGCGATGGCCGCGGCCGGCGTCGTGCATGAGTCGCCGCAAGGAGAGATGTCGGGTCTTGCACCAAAGGCGTATCTGGGTTCGTACAAGATATTCGGCGGTACCGACGGAACCACCAATGACCTGGTGATCCTGCGCGCCATTGAGGATGCGATCAACGACAGTATGGACGTAATGAACATGAGCTTCGGCTCCGCGCCAGAAGTGCGGCCGGATCTCGATTCGCTCCTTGATGCCGTTGAGGGCGCCGCCGCTCGCGGCGTGCTCGTGGTGAAGGCGGCGGGCAATGACGGCCCGGACCCTGGGTCGATCAGCTCCACGAGCCAATCGCCCTCGACGATCAACGTCGGCGCCAGCCGGAATGACCGGACCCTCATGTCGGCCGCCACGGTGGGCGATCAGAACTACGGGGCGCTTCCCCCCGGTAACGCGCTGCCGTTGGAAGCGATCACGGGCGAACTCGCCGACGCCGCCAACGCGGACGGGAACGGCTTGGCGTGCGGCGGCTTTCCGGCCAACGCGTTTCAGGGACAGATTGTGCTGATCCTTCGCGGGACGTGCACGTTCGAGGATAAGTTGAACAACGCACAATCGGCTGGCGCCATGGGTGCGATCGTCTACACGGATGACCGGCCGGTAGGGCCGTGGGATCCCCGCAGCGCGCAGCTTCCGTCGCTGATGGTGTCGAACGCATCGGGCCTGCGGATCAAGCAGCAAATCGCCGACCAACCGGGCGTCGCGGCCGTGCTGCGATTCAAGCCGTCGGCGGCGCCGGTGGATCCGTACGCGGTGGCGTTCTTTTCGAGCCGTGGACCGACATCGGCGAACACGCTCGGCGTCGACTTGGTCGCGGTGGGCGAAGACGTCTACACCGCGGCGCAGAATAGCAATGCTTCCGGCGACGTGTTTGGAGCCGATGGATACACGTTGATCGACGGTACGAGCTTTTCGTCGCCGATCGTGGCGGGCGCGGCGGCGGTGGTAAAGGCCGCGCGGCCGGGCCTTTCGCCGCATGAGTACAAGTCGCTGCTCGTGAATACGACATCGCTGCTTTGGCGGGACGAGCAAGTGGTTGGGCCGAACGAGGCGGGTTCCGGGTTGCTGAACCTGGACCGGGCGCTGCGGGCGCCGGCGGCGGCGTTCCCGACATCTCTCAGCTACGGCGCTGGCGGCGCCGATGTCAATGAATCGCGCCAACTGACGGTGACCAATGTCACCGGTTCGCCGGAGACCTACCAGGTGGGCGTAGTGCCGCTGAAGGGCGTGGGGCCGGAGCCGGGCACGAGCCAGTTCACGCTACAGCCGGGCGAGTCTCAGACGTTCTCCGTCCGGCTTACGCAGCACGGCATCTCGGGGGAGCAGAGCGGGTTCCTGGTGATCCGTGGCGCCAATTCCGACGTGGATGTTCGCGTTCCCTATTGGTACGCCGTGCGCGGCGCGGAGGCCACGTCGATCAGCGTGATTGTGCCCATCGGTGAGTCGGCGCGCGCCGGCGGCCGGCTGCGGCTGTACATTCGCATGAACGACGCGAGCGGGGTTTCAATGACAGACGCTCCTCCCGATATACAGGTGCTCGAAGGCGGCGGTTCGGTGCGGGCGATTTCGCTGGATGCCCGATACCCGGGTACGTGGCGCGTGGACTTGGTCATGGGTGCGCTCCCAGGCGCCAACACGTTTCGGATCGCGGGCTCCGGAGCGGCCCGTCAGATCAGCGTGGGTACGAACTAG
- a CDS encoding DUF3604 domain-containing protein: MKQAAIAALFAVSSAFFLFRAPSVRSQSAADPNASRAAVRIRLGVSDKAPSKWNGAVRAEAGKVTELRLWHPRKGDRVEGVTNFAVETRQGPLFVKRPWEQPFEKAQDPYLTVPGLVVELTGSPTARVSVETAQGRFAVSPFAIEAGQTQRFLDGRVLVDRVPASETISTADTDADFATVAAHPSGEAWTAWVEFANGADRVMARRFDGRTWAAPVQVSTDHNDIFIVKAARDGKGGTWFLWSAQVNGNFDVYGRRWNGTAWSAVERLSDDAQPDIYPVAATDADGNAWVAWQGFRNGKSDIFARRYNGSSWSTAERVSTSPANDWQPAIAADKAGRVWIGWDTYDKGNYDIAIRSWANGKWDAQQKVVDTPRFETYVTLACDEQNRLWVAWNEGGFEWGKDTGFIPKQQGTPLYADRWLNLAVLEKGEWKKPAQDLNAALPRDMRSHNDLPSLAADGAGRMWVFFRHRTARIRDIPNDAPNHRSMWEINAMAYEGSHWSHPVAFPGSEGRQDIRAGFAAGAPGTLWAAFPTDRRDFEEFLYSRSAVKAASLPVPSRAGAPPVLVARGEEKLETPQIHPKETEDLARIHGEAWPLDGKTYRIYRGDTHRHTEFSMDGNNDGTLLDAYRYAIDAAALDYLMVSEHNGAGGPDNEYPRWLLQQMVDVFTLPGAFVPLYGYERSVVYPNGHRNVIFAKRGNPTLPIPQAEQQGREGAAALYAYLKKYGGIAISHTSATSMGTDWRDNDPEVEPLVEIYQGDRVSAEYEGAPRAAYSATLSSAPGNFRPKGYVWNAWAKGYKLGVQAASDHLSTHISYACTIATDFTRQGLIDAMKLRHSYGSTDNIVLDYRALVRGKQYLQGEAIRASGPVQLIVNVKGTRPIRQIDIVRDNEFIHTRHPLTQEVNFTYRDTKAVGARESYYYVRVQQVDDQIAWSSPIWMKK, encoded by the coding sequence ATGAAGCAAGCCGCGATAGCCGCCCTGTTCGCCGTGTCCTCCGCCTTCTTCCTCTTCCGCGCTCCATCGGTTCGTTCGCAATCCGCGGCGGACCCCAACGCGAGCCGCGCCGCCGTCCGCATCCGCCTCGGCGTTAGTGACAAGGCGCCGTCGAAGTGGAACGGCGCCGTCCGCGCTGAAGCCGGCAAGGTCACCGAGTTGCGCTTGTGGCATCCGCGCAAGGGCGACCGTGTCGAGGGCGTCACGAACTTCGCCGTCGAAACGCGGCAAGGGCCGTTGTTTGTCAAGCGTCCCTGGGAGCAGCCGTTCGAGAAGGCGCAGGATCCCTATCTGACCGTCCCCGGCCTCGTCGTGGAACTCACCGGCTCGCCCACCGCTCGCGTCTCGGTTGAGACCGCCCAAGGCCGCTTCGCCGTGTCGCCATTCGCAATCGAGGCCGGCCAAACCCAGCGCTTCCTGGACGGCCGGGTACTCGTTGACCGCGTGCCCGCGTCGGAAACCATATCTACAGCGGACACCGACGCAGACTTCGCGACCGTCGCAGCGCATCCTTCCGGCGAGGCCTGGACGGCGTGGGTCGAGTTCGCGAACGGCGCCGATCGCGTGATGGCCCGCCGCTTCGATGGCCGCACCTGGGCCGCGCCGGTCCAGGTTTCGACAGACCACAACGACATCTTCATCGTGAAGGCCGCGCGCGATGGCAAGGGGGGCACGTGGTTCCTCTGGTCGGCGCAGGTCAACGGCAATTTCGACGTCTATGGCCGCCGCTGGAACGGCACGGCATGGTCCGCGGTGGAGCGGCTCTCCGACGACGCCCAGCCTGATATCTACCCGGTGGCCGCGACGGATGCGGACGGCAACGCCTGGGTCGCGTGGCAGGGCTTTCGCAACGGAAAATCCGACATCTTCGCGCGCCGCTACAACGGTTCGTCATGGTCCACGGCGGAGCGCGTTTCCACGTCGCCGGCCAATGACTGGCAGCCCGCCATCGCTGCCGACAAGGCGGGCCGCGTCTGGATCGGATGGGACACCTACGACAAGGGCAACTACGATATCGCCATCCGCTCGTGGGCGAACGGTAAGTGGGACGCGCAGCAGAAGGTGGTCGACACGCCGCGCTTCGAAACGTATGTGACGCTCGCCTGCGACGAACAGAATCGCCTGTGGGTAGCGTGGAACGAAGGCGGCTTCGAGTGGGGCAAGGACACCGGTTTCATCCCGAAGCAACAGGGCACGCCGCTCTACGCGGACCGGTGGCTCAACCTCGCCGTGCTCGAGAAGGGCGAATGGAAGAAGCCCGCGCAGGATCTGAACGCCGCGCTCCCGCGCGACATGCGCTCGCATAACGATCTGCCCTCGCTCGCCGCCGACGGCGCCGGACGCATGTGGGTCTTCTTCCGCCACCGGACGGCGCGCATCCGCGACATTCCCAACGACGCACCCAACCATCGGTCGATGTGGGAGATCAACGCCATGGCGTACGAAGGTAGCCACTGGAGCCATCCGGTGGCGTTTCCCGGCAGCGAGGGCCGTCAGGACATCCGCGCCGGATTCGCCGCCGGCGCTCCCGGAACGCTGTGGGCCGCCTTCCCGACGGACCGCCGCGACTTCGAGGAGTTCCTCTACTCCCGTTCCGCGGTGAAGGCCGCGAGCCTCCCCGTTCCCTCCCGTGCCGGCGCGCCGCCGGTGCTAGTCGCTCGCGGCGAAGAGAAGCTCGAGACACCGCAAATCCACCCAAAGGAGACCGAGGATCTCGCGCGGATCCACGGCGAAGCCTGGCCGCTCGACGGCAAGACCTACCGCATCTATCGCGGCGACACGCATCGCCACACCGAGTTTTCAATGGACGGCAACAACGACGGTACGCTGCTCGACGCCTACCGCTACGCCATCGACGCGGCCGCGCTCGACTATCTGATGGTCAGCGAGCACAACGGCGCCGGCGGCCCGGATAACGAATACCCGCGCTGGCTGCTGCAGCAGATGGTGGATGTATTTACGCTCCCCGGCGCCTTCGTTCCTCTGTACGGCTACGAACGCAGCGTCGTCTACCCGAACGGCCATCGCAACGTGATCTTCGCCAAACGGGGTAATCCGACGCTGCCGATTCCGCAGGCCGAACAGCAGGGCCGCGAAGGAGCCGCGGCGCTCTATGCGTATCTCAAGAAGTACGGCGGCATCGCCATCTCGCACACGTCGGCGACATCGATGGGCACCGACTGGCGCGATAACGACCCCGAGGTCGAGCCGCTCGTCGAGATCTACCAGGGCGACCGCGTCTCCGCCGAATACGAAGGCGCGCCGCGAGCCGCCTACTCGGCCACGCTCTCCTCGGCTCCCGGCAACTTCCGTCCCAAGGGATACGTCTGGAACGCGTGGGCGAAGGGCTACAAGCTCGGCGTTCAAGCCGCCTCAGATCACCTTTCCACGCACATCTCCTACGCCTGCACCATCGCAACGGACTTCACGCGCCAAGGCCTCATTGATGCGATGAAGCTCCGCCACTCCTACGGCTCCACCGACAACATCGTGCTCGACTATCGCGCGCTCGTTCGCGGCAAGCAGTACTTGCAGGGCGAGGCGATCCGCGCATCCGGCCCCGTGCAACTGATCGTCAACGTCAAGGGAACGAGGCCCATCCGCCAGATCGACATCGTGCGCGACAACGAGTTTATCCATACGCGGCACCCGCTCACGCAGGAAGTCAACTTCACCTACCGCGACACGAAGGCGGTCGGCGCAAGGGAAAGCTATTACTACGTGCGCGTACAGCAGGTGGACGATCAGATCGCCTGGTCCTCGCCGATCTGGATGAAGAAGTGA
- a CDS encoding sulfatase produces the protein MTRRNLLQAAATAALAQPAGQPPNIVFLISDDHSWPDLGAYGNNAIRTPNLDRMAREGMRFERCFVSSPQCSPNRSSIFTGCTPHTTSTSRLHTPMPDWEPSFLEPLKDRGYFVGAFRKVHQGASFDRRWDYYGAANKPFEEFFEKRPKNRPFFLHVGFIDPHRPYADGAVSPPHDPASIRVPKYLPDTEEVRKDLAHYYDEVARMDGECGHVFELLRRHGVDDNTLVVFTGDNGLPFPRAKGSCYDPGIRVPLVVRWPGRLTPGSVNNELISHVDLPVTWLGAAGIPKPAKMQGRDFLGRGQSTRAPRTAIFAERNWHDNFDPIRAARTDRYKLIFNAAPHFPYRPAWDLEGSPSWASYLAESRRGRLPPEHRQLLEPTRPILELYDLQNDPDEFTNLAGSQAHAAPLEEMKRILSQWMAETYDFLPPGKTRPNEPGGREWPQSL, from the coding sequence GTGACCCGCCGTAACTTGCTCCAGGCCGCGGCGACTGCGGCGCTCGCGCAGCCGGCCGGCCAGCCGCCCAACATAGTCTTTCTGATTTCCGACGATCACTCCTGGCCCGATCTCGGCGCCTACGGCAACAACGCGATTCGTACGCCGAATCTAGATCGCATGGCCCGCGAAGGCATGCGGTTCGAGCGCTGCTTCGTATCGTCGCCGCAGTGCAGCCCGAACCGCTCGTCGATCTTTACCGGCTGTACGCCGCACACTACGTCGACATCGCGGCTCCACACGCCAATGCCGGACTGGGAGCCGTCGTTCCTCGAGCCGTTGAAAGATCGCGGCTACTTCGTGGGCGCCTTCCGCAAGGTGCACCAAGGCGCGTCCTTCGACAGGCGCTGGGACTACTACGGCGCGGCGAACAAGCCGTTCGAGGAGTTCTTCGAGAAACGGCCCAAGAACCGGCCGTTCTTCTTGCACGTCGGGTTCATCGATCCGCACCGGCCCTATGCCGACGGCGCCGTCTCCCCTCCGCACGATCCCGCTTCGATCCGCGTGCCGAAATATCTTCCGGATACGGAAGAGGTCCGGAAGGACCTCGCGCATTACTACGACGAGGTCGCCCGGATGGACGGTGAGTGCGGCCACGTTTTCGAACTACTGCGCAGGCACGGCGTCGACGACAACACGCTCGTCGTCTTCACCGGCGATAACGGCCTGCCCTTCCCTCGAGCCAAAGGCTCCTGCTACGATCCCGGAATTCGTGTTCCGCTCGTGGTCCGCTGGCCAGGCCGGCTCACTCCAGGATCGGTGAACAACGAACTCATCAGCCACGTCGATCTGCCGGTGACATGGCTCGGCGCGGCCGGAATTCCCAAGCCCGCCAAGATGCAAGGGCGGGACTTCCTCGGCCGCGGCCAGTCCACACGAGCGCCCCGCACCGCCATCTTCGCCGAGCGCAATTGGCACGACAACTTCGACCCGATTCGCGCCGCGCGCACCGATCGTTACAAGCTGATCTTCAACGCCGCTCCGCACTTCCCGTACCGCCCGGCCTGGGATCTGGAAGGTTCGCCCTCGTGGGCGTCGTACCTCGCCGAGTCGCGCCGCGGCCGCCTCCCGCCCGAACACCGCCAGTTGCTCGAGCCCACGCGCCCCATCCTGGAACTCTACGATTTGCAGAACGATCCTGACGAGTTCACCAACCTCGCCGGAAGCCAGGCGCACGCAGCGCCGCTCGAAGAGATGAAGCGGATCCTCAGCCAATGGATGGCCGAAACCTACGATTTTCTGCCGCCTGGGAAAACGCGCCCGAACGAACCCGGCGGGCGTGAATGGCCGCAGTCGTTGTAG
- a CDS encoding aminotransferase class I/II-fold pyridoxal phosphate-dependent enzyme — MAENKDHSSSRLHAATQVLTRGYDPRLSLGSARPAVFRSSTYVFHSPEAAERAFSIATGKSRAAEREEVDLIYARINHPNAEILEDHLVPLEQGANAAAVFNSGMAAIMTALVTFARPGDALVYTVPVYGGTQHLIHEFLDPFGIRGVAVPAGATEDLSRAIAETENVKIVFVETPANPTMKMTDIAGAVRAARACAKKPLVFVDNTFLGPTFQHPLALGADLVLYSATKYLSGLSDMICGAALAADPEVIARMKARRIIFGNILPPDECWMLDNRLPTVTLRMNRASKNAQRIAEHLAGNQKVARVHYPSLFQDPEQIRIRDAQCDFPGALISIELAGGKPKAFDFLRHVQIAHNAVSLGGVETLVCHPKTTTHSPLSPEELATAEITDGLVRISVGIEDWRDLLADFEQALEKL; from the coding sequence ATGGCGGAAAATAAAGACCATTCCTCTTCGCGGCTGCACGCGGCGACGCAGGTGCTCACGCGAGGTTACGATCCGCGGTTGTCGCTCGGGTCGGCGCGTCCGGCGGTGTTCCGCAGTTCGACTTACGTGTTCCACTCGCCTGAAGCCGCCGAGCGGGCGTTCTCCATCGCCACCGGCAAGTCTCGCGCCGCCGAGCGCGAAGAGGTCGATCTGATCTACGCGCGGATCAACCATCCCAACGCTGAGATCCTGGAGGATCACCTCGTGCCGCTCGAACAGGGCGCGAACGCCGCGGCGGTATTCAACTCCGGCATGGCGGCGATCATGACGGCGCTGGTGACGTTCGCCCGGCCCGGCGACGCGCTGGTGTACACAGTGCCCGTCTATGGAGGCACGCAGCACCTGATACACGAGTTTTTGGATCCATTCGGGATCCGCGGCGTGGCCGTGCCCGCGGGCGCCACCGAGGATTTGAGCCGCGCGATCGCTGAAACAGAAAATGTAAAGATTGTCTTTGTCGAGACGCCGGCGAATCCGACAATGAAGATGACCGATATCGCCGGGGCGGTGCGGGCCGCGCGCGCCTGCGCGAAAAAGCCGCTCGTCTTCGTCGACAACACGTTCCTCGGTCCCACGTTTCAGCATCCGTTGGCGCTGGGCGCCGATCTCGTCCTCTACTCGGCGACCAAGTACCTTTCCGGCCTTTCCGACATGATTTGCGGCGCGGCCCTGGCGGCCGATCCGGAAGTGATCGCGCGCATGAAAGCGCGGCGGATCATATTCGGAAACATCCTGCCGCCGGACGAATGCTGGATGCTCGACAACCGCCTGCCCACGGTGACGCTACGGATGAACCGCGCCAGCAAAAACGCCCAGCGGATCGCCGAGCATCTGGCGGGGAACCAAAAGGTGGCCCGAGTACACTACCCGTCGCTGTTTCAGGATCCGGAACAGATCCGCATCCGCGACGCGCAATGCGATTTTCCGGGTGCGCTGATTTCGATCGAACTGGCCGGCGGCAAGCCGAAGGCGTTCGATTTCCTGCGGCACGTGCAGATCGCGCATAACGCAGTCTCGCTCGGCGGCGTAGAGACGCTCGTGTGCCATCCGAAGACGACGACGCACTCGCCGCTGTCGCCCGAGGAACTGGCGACAGCGGAAATCACAGACGGGCTGGTGCGCATTTCGGTCGGAATCGAAGACTGGCGGGATCTGCTCGCCGACTTCGAGCAGGCGCTCGAAAAGTTGTAA
- a CDS encoding S8 family serine peptidase, which yields MRTLFAIFLVFIPLSAQERAARYALILEDPPLAMAEQQGKGRAALADQSRKIAAAQSSLKAALAENHYHVTASTQRLVNAVYVAASAEDQQLLGAMPGVVRAVRLEPVKRALITAVEQVRAPQAWAALGGEGSAGTGVRIAVLDTGIDQTHPAFQDSTLAVPAGFPRCRGAECDFTNNKVIAARSYVDILVLGDVPEDSRPDDLSPRDRVGHGTAVASVAAGARHQSPLGSMAGVAPKAYLGNYKIFGSPGVNDVTFDDAIISALEDAINDGMDMAVMSLGSPAIFAPSDPGGFCGLPASQACDPRADAVRAANALGLLIVSAAGNDGDIGAVSQPALNSIHSPGTAPRALTVGSFSNSQQYFATLTVSGGPSALQGVRILFGDSPRPSPVLTAPVRNVAAIQDDGLACTALATGALSGTIALVRRGGCEFETKSVNIQRAGAVGMLVEQQDGSDFIFAMSGLTNTGIPAAMIGATAGEALRQQLASNPDAVATLDPAPHIFPFDPGYVAYFSSYGPSIEGGEIKPEVVAPGYPVYMATQNFDPNGDMFSADRFISASGTSFAAPMAAGAAALFKQRFPDAIPEQAKSAVVNTAVNDLKDVDEQGREIPASVLGVGAGRVQADGAARTTISVEPSTISVGYLLASDTLPLSGSIRINNHGGEALNLALEVQERTSTPAARITLSETQFALGSRQSRLVTVRLEGTRPQPGIYEGAVVIAGGPVPVRVPYVFLVGDGVPANAIPLRGSPFSGITGSRQRLEFKIVDRFGVPVQNVATRWNSTLGGGTILVGTERTDELGIVNAQVTLGDQIGAQEFTAEAGGFTVHFQGRAYLRPAIATNGVVNAASNEGTMGVAPGSYASIFGRALSDVLQVAKTQSLPLSLAGVSVSFDVPARGLSLPGRLHFVSDGQINVQLPWELQGINTAQMKVSIDAYSSALFTVRLNDFSPALFEIPDSSGRQIAAALDGEFRLITTENGSRPNGVVQLYANGLGPVTNTPASGEPSGASPLSACTGTAEVTVGGRPAEVLFCGLAPGFVGLYQLNLRLAADTPSGVQPVALSVNGVAAKVANLPVQ from the coding sequence TTGAGAACCCTGTTTGCGATCTTTCTCGTTTTCATCCCTCTTTCTGCCCAGGAACGCGCCGCGCGATACGCCCTGATCCTCGAAGATCCTCCGCTGGCGATGGCGGAGCAGCAAGGGAAGGGCCGGGCCGCGCTGGCCGATCAGTCGCGCAAGATCGCCGCTGCACAGAGTTCGCTGAAAGCCGCTCTGGCGGAGAATCATTATCACGTGACGGCATCCACGCAGCGCCTGGTCAATGCGGTCTACGTCGCCGCCAGCGCCGAGGATCAACAGCTTCTCGGTGCGATGCCGGGCGTTGTTCGCGCGGTGCGGTTGGAGCCGGTGAAGCGCGCGCTGATCACGGCTGTGGAGCAGGTCCGCGCGCCGCAGGCATGGGCGGCGTTGGGCGGAGAAGGAAGCGCGGGGACGGGCGTTCGAATCGCCGTGCTCGACACTGGGATCGATCAGACGCACCCGGCGTTTCAGGATTCGACGCTCGCCGTGCCGGCCGGATTTCCGCGCTGCCGTGGCGCGGAGTGCGATTTCACGAACAACAAAGTGATCGCCGCGCGCAGCTACGTCGACATACTGGTGCTTGGAGACGTTCCCGAGGATTCGCGGCCGGATGACCTTTCGCCGCGGGATCGCGTGGGGCACGGAACGGCGGTGGCGAGCGTCGCCGCCGGCGCGCGTCATCAGAGTCCACTCGGGTCAATGGCGGGCGTCGCACCCAAGGCGTACCTGGGCAACTACAAGATCTTCGGGTCGCCGGGCGTGAACGACGTCACCTTTGACGACGCCATCATCAGCGCGCTCGAAGACGCTATCAACGATGGGATGGATATGGCGGTGATGTCGCTCGGCTCCCCGGCGATCTTCGCGCCATCGGATCCCGGCGGTTTCTGTGGACTCCCGGCGAGCCAGGCATGCGATCCGCGCGCCGATGCCGTCCGGGCCGCCAACGCGCTGGGGTTGCTGATTGTCTCGGCGGCCGGCAACGACGGCGACATCGGGGCTGTCTCGCAGCCGGCGCTGAATTCGATCCACTCGCCGGGAACCGCTCCCCGGGCGCTCACCGTAGGATCGTTCTCCAATTCGCAGCAGTACTTCGCGACCCTGACGGTTTCCGGTGGCCCGTCGGCGCTGCAGGGCGTGCGGATTCTATTCGGCGATAGTCCGCGGCCAAGTCCCGTTTTAACGGCTCCGGTGCGAAACGTGGCGGCTATTCAGGACGACGGATTGGCGTGCACGGCGTTGGCCACCGGGGCACTCTCAGGGACGATCGCGCTAGTACGGCGCGGGGGTTGCGAGTTCGAAACGAAGTCGGTGAACATACAGCGTGCCGGAGCGGTCGGCATGCTTGTCGAGCAGCAGGACGGGTCGGATTTTATCTTCGCGATGTCGGGTTTGACGAACACCGGCATTCCGGCGGCAATGATCGGCGCCACGGCCGGCGAGGCGCTGCGGCAACAACTGGCTTCGAATCCGGACGCTGTGGCAACGCTCGATCCGGCGCCGCACATCTTTCCATTCGACCCAGGCTATGTGGCGTACTTCTCCTCCTACGGACCGTCGATCGAAGGCGGCGAAATCAAACCCGAGGTGGTGGCCCCGGGGTATCCGGTCTACATGGCGACGCAGAACTTCGACCCGAACGGCGACATGTTTTCGGCGGACCGGTTCATCTCGGCGAGCGGCACGAGCTTTGCCGCCCCGATGGCGGCCGGCGCGGCGGCCCTATTCAAACAACGTTTCCCTGATGCGATTCCGGAACAGGCGAAGTCCGCGGTGGTGAACACGGCGGTGAACGATCTCAAGGATGTTGACGAACAGGGCCGGGAGATTCCGGCGTCGGTGCTCGGTGTCGGCGCCGGGCGTGTGCAGGCGGATGGCGCCGCGCGGACGACTATCTCGGTGGAGCCGTCCACTATCTCGGTGGGCTATCTCCTGGCCAGCGATACGCTGCCGCTCAGCGGGTCGATCCGGATCAACAACCATGGCGGCGAGGCGCTGAATCTCGCTCTCGAAGTGCAGGAGCGCACCTCCACGCCGGCAGCCCGCATCACGCTCAGCGAAACGCAATTCGCGCTCGGCTCGCGCCAATCGCGGTTGGTGACGGTGCGGCTGGAGGGTACGCGACCGCAGCCCGGCATCTATGAGGGCGCAGTGGTGATCGCGGGCGGTCCGGTTCCGGTGCGGGTACCCTATGTGTTCCTGGTGGGCGACGGCGTTCCTGCGAACGCGATTCCCTTGCGCGGCTCCCCGTTCTCGGGAATCACCGGTTCCAGGCAGCGGCTGGAGTTCAAGATCGTTGACCGGTTCGGCGTGCCGGTACAGAACGTGGCGACACGATGGAACTCGACGCTTGGCGGCGGGACCATCCTCGTCGGTACGGAACGAACCGACGAACTCGGCATCGTGAACGCGCAGGTGACGCTCGGCGATCAGATTGGCGCACAGGAGTTCACAGCGGAGGCCGGCGGCTTCACGGTCCATTTCCAGGGACGGGCGTACCTGCGCCCGGCGATCGCGACCAATGGGGTTGTGAACGCGGCCAGCAACGAAGGCACGATGGGCGTCGCGCCCGGTTCCTACGCGTCCATCTTCGGGCGCGCATTGAGCGACGTCCTGCAGGTGGCGAAGACACAGTCGCTCCCGCTGTCGCTTGCGGGCGTCAGTGTGAGCTTCGACGTTCCCGCCCGCGGGCTGAGCCTGCCGGGCCGCCTGCATTTCGTCAGCGACGGCCAGATCAACGTGCAGTTGCCGTGGGAGCTGCAGGGCATCAACACGGCGCAGATGAAAGTGAGCATCGACGCGTATTCGAGCGCGCTGTTCACGGTGCGGCTGAACGACTTCTCTCCGGCGTTGTTTGAGATTCCGGATTCTTCGGGCCGGCAGATCGCCGCGGCGCTTGACGGTGAGTTCCGCCTGATCACCACGGAAAACGGGTCGCGACCGAATGGCGTGGTCCAGCTCTATGCAAACGGGCTCGGTCCGGTGACGAACACTCCGGCGAGCGGCGAACCGTCTGGCGCATCGCCGCTATCGGCCTGCACGGGGACGGCCGAAGTGACCGTGGGCGGACGGCCCGCGGAGGTGTTGTTCTGCGGACTGGCGCCGGGTTTCGTCGGGCTTTACCAACTCAACCTGCGGCTGGCCGCCGATACGCCCAGCGGCGTACAACCCGTGGCGTTGTCTGTGAATGGCGTTGCGGCGAAAGTCGCCAATCTGCCTGTGCAATGA